The genomic region CGCTCCATTTCAAGATCGAAAAGCATCCGGGCCACTCAGCGCCGACGACGGATTAACAAAAATCCAGCGGTCAAGAATCCGATCATCAATCCCGCAAATCCGGGCTCGGGGACGGCTACTGCATAATCGTTGAATCCGACAACAAGAGCATCCGATGTCGCGGCATTGTTCACGCGAAGTCCAAAATATTCACCAGTCCGCGGCGTCGTGTCCGTAGCAGTGATCGTCGTCGAATTCGTCCCATCGAAAACCGTGAAATCCAAGGTAAGTGTGGCCCCGGAGTAGCTACCGGTAAGTGTAAGCTCGTAAGTATCGGTAGTATTCAAAACAGTACCCAGAGTACCGGTATCACCGGTGAATCCGGTTGTCGTGCCACCGAAGATGCTGACGATGCGCATATCACCACCGCGATTAATATCGGCGAGATAGAGACCGTTTCCAAAGCTGGACACGGCGCCAAAGCTCGCAAAACCAATATTTAAAACCGAAGAAATGTCCGAAACTTGAAAACTGCTGGAGATCTCAAAATCACTTCCTACGAGATTCGTAAGCTGCACCGCGGTAGTGCTTGCGCCGGTGGTTCCGGAGATCGTGCTCTGGTAGATATTACCAGACCCACCCGATGCGATGGTCCATGCACCCGCACCTCCTTCAGCCCAACCCGCGGGATCTTGTCCGACGGTGGTTTCTTGGAAGTTATCTTGGTAGGGAATCGTCGCCGCAACCGAGGCGGAAAGGGAAGAGAACAAAACGCAGGCTGAGGCAATTGAATTTTTCATTAGGATAATTTTTGAGGGTTAGTTGAGGTGTCTTAACGACTCAAACAATAGGCGCCCCCCTTCGGAGAACAAGCGGGAACACTTTTCAAAATTACACAAAATCTTATCTTTTTTCCACACCTCCCCCACCCCAAAGTAGCACAGGCGGCCCGCCTGCGGCCCGGGCCACAAAGATGGCGGGTCCGGGTTCAGGAGATGGTTTACACTTTCTGGGCAGGGGGAGCTGATCACATTGATCGGTCACGATGCCGTGGAAAGAAACGAACATGATAAACGAACGAACAGAATTTGCCCTTCGCAGTCTCCAAGAAGGAGTAAACTTCCTTGAGCTTTGCAGGGAATACGGGATCAGCAGACCAACTGGATATAAATGGAAAGCTCGTTATCTTCGCGACGGTGGGAAGGGAATGGAAGATCGGTCCAAAAGGCCGTCAAGTTGCCCCAATGAACTGCAGGAGCGTGTGATCCTACGGATCAACCGCCTCCACGAAAAACATCGGCACTGGGGTCCGAAGAAGATCCACGAGTTGTATCGTCGCAGTTATGGGGAGGTGGCTTCCTTGAGCAGTTTCAAGCGGGTCTTTTAAAGAAGCGGCTGGGTAACGAAACGCAGACGCAAAAGAAACGACCAGACGGGGCGGATCACCTCGGGGCGTAAGGCATCGATGGCCAATGAGGTATGGACTGTGGACTTTAAGGGCTGGTGGCACACCCGAGACGGTGAGCGCTGCGAGCCCTTAACTGTGCGCGATGAACACACCCGCTACCTGCTTGATATCCGGGCGGTCGAATCGGCCCGGACCGAGACGATCCGTATGTGCTTTGAACGGATCTTCAGGATCTACGGGCTTCCGGAGGCGATCCGTAGTGACAATGGTCCCCCGTTCGCCTCGAACCGCTCCATTCTGGGACTGACTCGACTGTCGGCTTGGTGGGTAGCACTGGGCATCGATCTGGAACGGGGCCGTCCCGGAAAGCCCCAAGACAATGGAGGACACGAACGGATGCATCTGGATATCAGCAACGAGCTCCAGAGCTGTGCCGATGCCGATGCAAGGGCTCAACAGGCGGCCTTCGACATCTGGCGGAAAACCTTCAATGAGGAGCGTCCTCATGAGTCTTTGGGAATGGCTTTTCCAGCCGAAGTCTACGCAAAAAGTCCTAGAGCCTATCTGGACAGTCCCGCAGATATAGATTATCCAGGCATGCTGAGACGCAAAGTGCATCGCACCGGCGTCATCGGAGTAGACGGCATCCAAATCAGGCTGAGCACAGCCTTTGCTGGTTGGTCTGTCGGCTTGCAGCCTATCGACCCCGACCGCTTTGAGGTATATTTTGCCAAGCTTAGAATCGGAACCATCGAACTCTCTTCAGCCTCTTTCACCGGGGTGGCTAGCCACCCCGGTGAAACCGTCTGCAAACCACAGCAAAACTACTCGTAAAACCTAACTAACAAGAACAACCTCTCCAATGCGGCACCTCAGGAGTGTAACCCATGTCCTGAACCAAAAGTGTAAAGGATGTCCTGATCCGACCGGCGAACATCCAACGCTAAACATTAAACATTGAAAATGGATGTCCCGACCTGAAATAGGTTGTCGGTTTTTGCAAAAGAAAGGAAAACCGATGAAAACAAAAAGTGCGATACGCTACAGCGAAAGCTTCAAGTTGCGAGTGGTCCGGGAATTAGAGGATGGTCGTTTTGAGACGATCACGCAGGCCCGTCGTCACTACGGGATATCCGGAACACGGACGATCCATGGCTGGCTGAAAGAGTT from Puniceicoccus vermicola harbors:
- a CDS encoding integrase core domain-containing protein; its protein translation is MANEVWTVDFKGWWHTRDGERCEPLTVRDEHTRYLLDIRAVESARTETIRMCFERIFRIYGLPEAIRSDNGPPFASNRSILGLTRLSAWWVALGIDLERGRPGKPQDNGGHERMHLDISNELQSCADADARAQQAAFDIWRKTFNEERPHESLGMAFPAEVYAKSPRAYLDSPADIDYPGMLRRKVHRTGVIGVDGIQIRLSTAFAGWSVGLQPIDPDRFEVYFAKLRIGTIELSSASFTGVASHPGETVCKPQQNYS
- a CDS encoding helix-turn-helix domain-containing protein, translating into MINERTEFALRSLQEGVNFLELCREYGISRPTGYKWKARYLRDGGKGMEDRSKRPSSCPNELQERVILRINRLHEKHRHWGPKKIHELYRRSYGEVASLSSFKRVF